In the genome of Leguminivora glycinivorella isolate SPB_JAAS2020 chromosome 21, LegGlyc_1.1, whole genome shotgun sequence, one region contains:
- the LOC125237471 gene encoding growth/differentiation factor 8-like isoform X1 encodes MDTRRHGHFKGLNLITFKFSNKMVENEVDAAVLNIHVQELPTHNSTIDYTEDHFTINIQPSRVTRNHNNNKAAVPYGPENSVKMSRKELKMGKWLKLDVTSMVAEFFRLPREQGLEIVVRVQDSRNKLRLAVPHPSAESNNALMPYIEVSLKDNSHKRIRRNIGMDCNENSKEARCCRYPLVVNFEEFGWDWIIAPKQYDANYCSGECPYSFLQKYPHTHLVHLAAPQGSGGPCCAPRRMSSISMLYFDHDLNIIYGTIPGMVVESCGCS; translated from the exons ATACGCGGAGGCACGGCCACTTCAAAGGTCTGAATCTCATCACCTTCAAATTCTCCAATAAAATGGTCGAAAACGAGGTCGACGCGGCCGTCCTCAACATTCACGTCCAAGAGTTGCCGACACACAACTCGACCATAGACTATACAGAAGATCATTTCACCATAAACATCCAACCTAGCAGAGTAACTAGAAACCACAATAATAATAAGGCAGCCGTGCCATATGGGCCGGAAAATTCAGTGAAAATGTCGAGAAAAGAGCTGAAGATGGGGAAATGGTTGAAGTTGGATGTGACGAGTATGGTGGCGGAGTTTTTTAGGTTGCCACGGGAACAGGGGTTAGAGATAGTAGTGAGAGTACAAGACTCGAGGAATAAGTTGAGGTTAGCTGTACCGCATCCGAGCGCTGAATCAAATAATGCTTTG ATGCCATATATAGAAGTAAGTCTAAAGGACAATTCGCATAAGAGGATAAGGCGAAATATCGGCATGGATTGCAACGAAAACTCCAAAGAGGCAAGATGCTGCCGTTACCCCCTAGTAGTAAACTTCGAAGAGTTCGGTTGGGATTGGATCATAGCCCCAAAACAGTACGACGCGAACTACTGTAGTGGAGAATGTCCTTATAGCTTCCTTCAGAAGTATCCTCACACACATTTAGTGCATTTAGCAGCGCCGCAAGGAAGCGGAGGTCCTTGTTGTGCTCCCAGAAGGATGTCGAGTATCTCCATGCTGTACTTCGACCATGATCTGAACATCATCTACGGCACGATCCCTGGCATGGTGGTGGAGAGCTGTGGCTGCTCATAG
- the LOC125237471 gene encoding growth/differentiation factor 8-like isoform X2: MVENEVDAAVLNIHVQELPTHNSTIDYTEDHFTINIQPSRVTRNHNNNKAAVPYGPENSVKMSRKELKMGKWLKLDVTSMVAEFFRLPREQGLEIVVRVQDSRNKLRLAVPHPSAESNNALMPYIEVSLKDNSHKRIRRNIGMDCNENSKEARCCRYPLVVNFEEFGWDWIIAPKQYDANYCSGECPYSFLQKYPHTHLVHLAAPQGSGGPCCAPRRMSSISMLYFDHDLNIIYGTIPGMVVESCGCS, from the exons ATGGTCGAAAACGAGGTCGACGCGGCCGTCCTCAACATTCACGTCCAAGAGTTGCCGACACACAACTCGACCATAGACTATACAGAAGATCATTTCACCATAAACATCCAACCTAGCAGAGTAACTAGAAACCACAATAATAATAAGGCAGCCGTGCCATATGGGCCGGAAAATTCAGTGAAAATGTCGAGAAAAGAGCTGAAGATGGGGAAATGGTTGAAGTTGGATGTGACGAGTATGGTGGCGGAGTTTTTTAGGTTGCCACGGGAACAGGGGTTAGAGATAGTAGTGAGAGTACAAGACTCGAGGAATAAGTTGAGGTTAGCTGTACCGCATCCGAGCGCTGAATCAAATAATGCTTTG ATGCCATATATAGAAGTAAGTCTAAAGGACAATTCGCATAAGAGGATAAGGCGAAATATCGGCATGGATTGCAACGAAAACTCCAAAGAGGCAAGATGCTGCCGTTACCCCCTAGTAGTAAACTTCGAAGAGTTCGGTTGGGATTGGATCATAGCCCCAAAACAGTACGACGCGAACTACTGTAGTGGAGAATGTCCTTATAGCTTCCTTCAGAAGTATCCTCACACACATTTAGTGCATTTAGCAGCGCCGCAAGGAAGCGGAGGTCCTTGTTGTGCTCCCAGAAGGATGTCGAGTATCTCCATGCTGTACTTCGACCATGATCTGAACATCATCTACGGCACGATCCCTGGCATGGTGGTGGAGAGCTGTGGCTGCTCATAG